In the Arachis stenosperma cultivar V10309 chromosome 8, arast.V10309.gnm1.PFL2, whole genome shotgun sequence genome, ATCCATTGGGATGACATCACACCATACATCGTCTGTATATTCACTCTCAATTGAGAATTGAATGCAACATCGCCTTGTCACTTTGACCTCATTCCCTTTTCTCAACCACTGCAACTTATAAGGGTGAGGATGTTCCTCAGTTGGAATCTTTAGCTTCTCCACCATATAAGTCGCAACAACATTCTCACAACTTCCGGAGTCAATGATGACCTTGCACACCTTTCCTTAGGCAGTGCACCTTGTGTGGAAAATGTTATGGTGGAGCCATCCTTCATCTTCAGTTAGCATGGCAATATTCAAAATACGGAGAACCACCAAAGCTTCACCACAATCCGCTGGAACCTCCTCATCAGCATCATAGTCAATAGCATCCTCCTTCTCGAGCTCTTCACTTGGCTCTTCATagttttcttcttcaattaGACTGATAACTCTTTGATTTAGACAATCAGCAGCAATATGCCCAAATTCTTGGCATTTGAAACACCTTCTGTTGGATTCAGTAGAGCGAGAAGAGTTGTGCTCCTTATTGGCTTGTGAACTTTTTAAAGGACTTACCTTAGAGGATTGTTGAGGAGTCCATTTCTACTTTGGAAGATTAACCATCCCCCTCTCTTTTGAGAAGCGATTGCTCTTCTTCTGTGTTATTTTCCTTTCAACCTTCAACGCTAGTCTTGTAACATCATCCAACATCCAAAATGGTTGTAGTTGAACAATGTTTGCAATGTCCTCATTAACCCCTTCCAGGTAGCGAGCAACAGTTTGTTCTTCAAGCTCTTGAATGTCACATTTCATAAGAAGCTCTTCAAACTCTACAGTGTATTCCTCCACGGTCAATGATTTTTGTTTCAAATTGTGAAATTTGATGAAAACTTCTTGCCTGTAGTGCTCTGCAAGAAACTTTTTCCTTAGTTCACGACGTATTTTATCCCATGTCTTGATCTTGTTCCGTCCTTCTCTTTCTCGCTGACGCTTGAGATTCTCCCACCATACTGATGCGTGCTTCTTTAACTTGATTGCCACAAGTTTCACACGCTTGTCATCTGGAATGTCTTTTAACTCGAATACTTTTTTCACTGTGCAAAACCAGTTGATGAAATCATCAGGTTGGAGTCTCCTTTCAAACTCGAGAATATCAATTTTGATTCCTAAATCTTTATTAGCTTTGTGATTCTTATTGTGTCGTGCTCTTCGTGTGGATAAATCTTCAGATGAAGTATAATAATGAAATGGATTTGCATTATCCTCTTCGTTAGAAGGACTGTCTTTAGTTTGGTTTCTATGATTATGTTGAGCAGCTTCATATTTTGCAAGTTGCTCTTACAACTTCTTAACTTGACGGCGTAATTCCTCCACTTCAATTTTTTGAATAGTTCTACGCTTCGGAGCCATCTTTTACTACTATGCAATGAGGCTGATGCTTGGATGTTGATGttgtgatgatgatgaggatgcACAATGATGATAATGATAGAAATGAACGAAGATAATCACCAACAGAAATAGCTccaaaaagaagagaaaagaatgATATTACCCGAAATTTTGCAACAGAAATCTGTACTGATGACGACTCATACCAACAGCGAGAAAACCGTACTAAAGACCATACCCACGAaccaaataaaattttattggaATTAGTCGAGGACCGACCTTGCTCTGATACCGAACTGACGCCGGAACGTTGCTTGGGCCACCAATCTTGGCGAGATTAATAACCCCACTATGGTGAAAGTAGCCAAGAACTCACCTTAGTTGGCGCCAAGTATGCACCTCTTACTCTCAAAGAGTCTAGAGAAAATTAAGCACATAacttattttatattcaaatcAACTTAAACTCTTAAATAAAAGGGGTGCATATACATATTTATACTAGTAGGAGAGGGAAAGCCTTTGAGTTTTAGGCGATGTGGGACTAATTCATATGCATATTATAATAACATAACTAAACTTTACTACTTTAAATAATATTTCTACTAACCTAATAGATGCTCCTGCATCAGTTCCGTCTGTGCTTCCTTCCGACAGTTCCATCTGTATCCGGTCTATcgatttatgcatttttttatttcgttgttttaaataagttgatgttagaattatttagcatatctaaatatttattatgggatattacgtctttattattttgattcttttagcacctataaatacaTTTCTATATTATATCATTTTATATAACTTGAATACACACgacttctttttctatattgcCCTCTCTTACTCTTTCTAACAATATAGATTAAGAATTTTGAGACTTTAAGGTATCTGATAGAATGGAACACAGAAGCATGAAGATCACACTAAACCAGAAAGCTAAGAGTAAAGAATGATTGCAGAAATGTGTATCTTGTATTGAATATCTTGTTATCATGTATTTTACAAGTCTCTCTTATATATATAGGTAAATAAGGTACCTTGCTATCTAAAAGAGAGGGAAAATCAGTTGCTTCTATAACTACTTTTTACACCTGTTATAACCAATTCTGTTTTGGTTAACTAACTCTGGTTTACTTGCTTCCTAGGTAATGTGATCTCTCTATTTtgttaataatataatattgtTGCATTTCACTAATTAGTAGAAGAATATTTTAATGGAACTGATGAGGGTCCCCTGTGTGACAACAACCTTAATGGTTTGCATTAACATTTCACTGAATAGCAGAAGACTACAAATGTGTTATTAGAGCATATGTTTCTGCTAATGTTGATTATTACAATGTAAAAAAACAATCATCTATCTATGTACTACTCACTTGTGATTTTTAAGTATGAGAAAAATAATGAGTGTGATTTAAGCATGCATGCTTGTTGAATTTACAAGAGTGCATAGTACAATGAACTAACAAGTCATGCCAGCAGGTCATTTTATAATAGTTACATCAGTTATCTAGAAGTAACAACCATTAAATTGAAACTAATAAATCAGTGTGAATATGTGACATATAACACTACTGAATCTGCATACAACATTTCTATGTTACATATCATATGGATAATCATTCATTCAATTAAACCACTTtcagtctttttttttttaatgatacCTTCTTCGAATTATTTTCTTAGCCACTGAGCCCAATTAGAAAGACCCCCAATAACTGCTTACTCTTCTTTATCATTAATATGATGTGAGATTTGTGtgtcaaaaacaaaaatatgatgtgagatttaattaattaagatccCATGCTACAAAACAAaaagagtgagagagagagaatttttccctcaaaaaagaaaaaaaaaagtcaacaatATGCTTATCAATATCTAATTACGAATTATGGAATTTTAATGGcagaaaataattttgtatGATCATGAAATATTTAAATGAATTATACTCAATTCAATACTtacatgaatattttttttaaataaaatatatatcgtatcatatcatatatatatGGTGGTGTCTCTGGTGGCTATGATTTTGGTGGCTAGTGGTGGCTATAGGTTGACCAACAAATGAGAAACTGACAGCTGGAGACTAGAGTGTGGTATATTGTCTTTAAGCCTTGTATTAATTTGCTAACTACGGTAAATTTTGGTTCGTTACCGCATGGCTAATAGTGTAAATAAGTGATGTGCCAAGGGATATAAATGTCATTTAGTGAAATGGCTTGTCGGCGATTGAGGGCGTGGCAAGCAACCACCGGAAATGGACGAGATGTGCGGTTGACATTGCTAGAGAAAATCAGCGTGTAGTGGAAGAAGGCTACGTGGTTTCGGTATCGAATCTTGTGGGCTTAATCACTTTAGCAGCAGCATCTCCATTTTTCAAGGATATCAAGCACGTGAAGCATATGAATGATGGAGACAGCAAAGCTTTTCATTTGAAGAGAATACCAAGCGCTGCAAATAAAGCTCGAGGGTGGCAGCGAGGAGGCTTGAGCACCTTGTCAGCGCAGCGACGGTCAAAAACACCAACAAAGCCAGAAAACTCGAGTGCGCACCAGGGATCAAGCGGTGGCGACAAGTAGCATAGATACGTGCAGCAGCACCTTCTGCTGAGACGGACTAGGTCGGATCCAGGTGCATCAGCCGTGGTGGGATGAAAATGGCCAGATATATTCTTGTAGCAAGTGTAGAGGAAAGTTCGACAAAGAAGGTGGAGCAGATCCATGGTAGTTCAGTAGAGAAATTGGGTTGGGATTGGGTAAGTTTTCTCAGTTCCGGTTGAAACCCGATCTATTTCGGTAAGGACCAGCTTGTTAGTTCAAAGCCAAAAACCAAAAAGACAAGAAAAAACCGATTACCAACATCTAACAATTACTGACCTGATTATGAAAGTTACTATTTTTCCAAACTTTCTTGGGAGAGTCAAACCACCACGTGTCATGTTATTACAGGTTTATCACTCTTAGCCACCATAGTCATAGCTTTTCCCAAGCCATCACAGTCTAcacctatatatatatgtaaatctTAAATATTTATCTATTGTTTAGATTTAACACAGTTCACCGAATATCATATTCGCGTCCAAGAATTCTTTTTGACTATCATATCTAGCTAGGGAATGGATAAAGAAAATATGTCCTATTTTTCTATCCAAAGTTTGAATTCAAACTCATCAACATCACATACAGTAGACATCTTTGAAAATTCTGCACACCAATTTTAAATCTCGACAACCGTTTGTTCTTTGCACTGATCTATTAGTTTAGTAACATAATACACATCTAATTAAAGAAATGTATTCCAAAATACACAtaagagggggggggggggggggaatgAGACAATTTTGATTACATTTCAATAGTAATATTACTGTATATATGCtgcaattatatattattgttgttacataaaatttttgaaattacaaATGTTATTCTTGCTATTGCATGGGAATAGTACATAATTAAGGATTTCCCTAAGGAATGTCTTACGGATGGTTGTTaaggatctaaaaataaaagttttatatGAAACTCGTATATTTaatattgaatttaattttgatacacgCACTcttagtataaaataattttacacatGTATTTAATtacgttaaaaaaaaaactttttatatTGATTGTATAAATGATTATCCAAAAAACAGATATAATTAGACgactatataaaatattttacactgtcataatattaaaattaaatttatttaatattataaaagatttcaatttttttccatAAAAAATCGTATTTTTGAATAATTGACCATCAAAAACACTCATTAGCAAGTAAAGActttaaaatttagttaatcTATTAAAGTGACCCAATACAATTATTAGACAAACTAAATTTATGAAGGGGAAGGGTTCTCTTGCACCGTTCTAAGATTTATTGAGCTTATGTTACACTTTCAGAATCTTGTAAAAATAATCAACGTTAACATTATGATTAAATAGTTTACTTCTGcatatatcaattatatttgtgtacgccaaaaattaattattaatttattattgtacatagaaatatatttaatattttataaaaatatttttgtattattgtaaataaatttgattattttgactataaaaaatttaattattttagtgatcaattattttgttaaaaaaatatgtgaattaatatatatatatataatatatatatatatatatatatatatatatatatatatatgactaaTTTTAGACACAAAACATGTTATATGGGAAGAGGGAAATGGTCTTCCTAAActgaatatttttatataaaaaattttttattttatagtttagcttccctaattttttttttctcttctcaaattatatttttcatgcaaGGCTCTTCTAAGTAAAAGCTCTAGCTTTATCCTTGAGTAATTTAgtagttattttttaatgtatatatgATATCTTTTattcaacaaattaaaattatattatattagtgATAAACTTTCAATTTAACAGTTAATTTTGCGTAAGAATTGAATTTGACTTATATTAGTGTAAGAATATGTCTCCTCCATTATAAATTATTACAAATAAccttttcattttaaaaaatactcatTATTGAGTATTCATAGCTACTTGAGCATCATTTAGTTTGAAACTTAGTTTGTTTTGCTTGCTCTGTTTCTTTTGTGTTTTCGAAAGTTAACAGATAATCTAAATAAATAGATTTTTCCCTACATAATGACAAATTGACAACAAAACTTAAATTTAAGTTCTTCTGCACAGTAGCCAAACTCTTCACAATCTATATCGACCCTAGTGCTTATTAAGGGATATATAGAAAGGGGAATGGTAGGGGGATAATGACTTTgttgaacaatatgaacaaccaccaatcaaataaaaatacattacatCTCTAAATTAaccttctaaattttaatattaaaataaacatctgtacactagtaaaatgaacatccgatatatctattgtttacattgtttaatatttctattgttcacttgtatttttctatataaaaattatgattttaaataatatagtTAATGCATATCTTAAAAATGTCCATagatatttgtttttatttataaataaagtaTGTTAAGCTTGACTGAAAAAATTTTTAGACTATCGAGGATGAAATCAAAGTCAAAAAACAATACTCTCCATACtccaaaacaaaaataacatgTATTAAATATACATTTGTGGACTATAGCATATGCAAATAATTCTATCCAACGCAATACATGCATCAGGTGCGGTAGCAGCCGTCGTCTTAGATAGGTGACCACTAATATCATGACATGTGGCAGAGAGTGCAGTGTGCATCTAGAAATTCATGCATCTAGATACGCACTTCAAACTGCGGTAGTAGTTATGTTTGACCAAACAACACACCGTTGACAAACTTTGAGCCTTTATGACTCGTAAAGTGGTAATAACTacgatttattatatttatcacatgcttatttattttatagtgtgaatcaattttctttccattatatatttctatttacttttttgttttattgaaattaataaataaattttcttctTAATAAAAGAGATTCATTCTACAGAATGAAAATTTATTTGtgatttctttcttcttttattcaaaaattaacTAGTGTTATTTGATAAAGAATATTCATTAAGACTGAAGATCTAAAATATTTgcagattttattattattttttagaattatattatatatacactaaaattagttattaatattattaaaatataaatataaattatatttatatataaatatattggtaattgattttaatagttaattttaatataagaataatatttttatattttttattatggttACTTTCTAGAAATTTCTTCTGTTACGTTGCCAATACATgcatgtatatatttatattatatgtcATTAGTGTATTAATATTCATTaaagtatttattaatttattttttatttattgaatgcaTATAATATAAAGTTAATTTAATTGGtaagtatttaaaattttaattaagaaaCCTTGAATTTAagtttataaataataaaataatttacataattatttatttaagtagtagattttaattatttggttaATATGATAATGCAAAAATTAgttattcatataaaattattttgttatgaTGAAAATCTAATTCTTTTGGTAATTATACGTGATAATTAAATAGTATTTTAAGAAGTATATTTATGCACCAAAACTTTTTTACCATTAAATCAAAGTACTAAAAcacacatttttatttttactttatcaattttttattttatataatagatatatacataaaattatatatatttgtaatacaaaaatattattcgtatatcaaaattaattattaaaatcaatcaccaaaatagtttaatttatttttaatatatatttatattttaatatatattttataatgatAGTTAACTTTAATTactgattttagtatacacATAGCATAATCGTTTTTAATAATACCTTAAttgatatatttatatataatagcCACTTTCTCTTACCCAAGTAAGCAAAGacatattttctttgtttctctctTCATTCGAGAAACATATCTTCGTCATGCTTTACGTGTATTCCTAATAATCTGAATCAAGAATGGCGGAAATCAAAGTTCCTGAGTTGTTACTGTGTCCCATCTCGCTTGAGATAATGAAGGATCCGGTGACAACCGTAACAGGGATAACATACGACAGAGAAAGCATAGAAGAATGGCTGCAGCAGAAATCTAATAAGAAGGATTGTATGTGTCCCGTTACAAAGCAACCATTGCCGACGGACCCTCATTTCTTGACTCCAAACCACACCCTCCGGAGGTTTATCCAAGGCTGGTGTTCAGCCAACCAATCCAACGGCGTCGATCGGATTACCACCCCCAGGTCCCCTCTCGACAACTCCCAACTTCACAAACTCCTCACAGATCTTGATGCTCCTCGCACCTTTCAAACCTCATTGAACAAGATGCATGATCTAGCCACTCAGAGCCAGAGGAACCGCAACTTCATGGCTCAACAACCAGTACCCAAGGCCATGGTACAATTCATCACCACCACTTTCAAACAAGGTACTATCAAACCATTTATTTTGGTATTTGTAATAAgccataaaaattcaaataccatattttaatacaaaaatgttatggaaaagtataagtagataatgaaaatactaaacaatgtgaataatatatatattggaTGTAtcttaatattaagatttagatgAATAATTTAAAAGTGTAGTGTGTTTTTACTTTATTGAATCAATTTTAGAACCTATATTCACATTATTCACAAAAATCATTGTCTACCTAACAAAGTctaaatattatttgtacaatAAAATCAGTTATCATATattatgaataaataaatacatatattatttaactcatttttaatatatattttaatatatacataatatgattataatattttttttaaaattttaaattaatattaaaaaatacataaaaaattatatttctaagAACAACAGCATCTTTCTACCAGTTTCATTTGAGTTCATTCTGATATTGTAATGTCTGAATAATTAGGCGAAACCAGCGGCGTTGAAGAAGCTCTGAGAATTCTTCGCTTACTATGGAGGAGcacttcatcatcatcatcatcgtcatccTCGCCAACTGGCGGCGGCGGCGGCACAAACATGAAGCCCCTGGTAGGTGAAACCTTGGACTTCATCAAATCGTTGACTTGGATTCTTCAACTCCCAATAATCGACAATGACCTTAACATGGTTAACGAAGCAATGCAAATTCTAAAGCTGACCATCGAAATCACCGATTCAACGCTCTTGGGAAGCTTAAACCACGAGTTCTTCAAACAAATCGTGAGCACCATGACGAGACTAAgcaaatcatcatcatcatcaattccCCAAAATGCCCTGAAATCCGCGTTACACGTGCTCATAGAAACATGCCCCTTAGGAAGAAACAGAACGAAGATCGTGGAATCCGGTGCAGTTGGCGAACTCATCGAACTGTCCATGGATAAACCAACGGAGAAGAACCTAACGGAGCTTATATTCAAGATGTTGGGTCAACTGTGCTCGTGTGCAGAAGGGAGAGAAGAGTTCTTGAAGCACCCGGCGGGAATCGCTGTTGTTTCGAAGAGGACGCTGAGGGTATCGGCAGCGACAGATGATGGAGCCCTTCATGTGTTATGGCTGATTTCAAAGTTTTCAGCTACGAATGAGGTGGTTCAAGAGATGCTGAGGGTTGGTGCTGTGTCAAAGCTATGCATGGTGATGCAAGCAGATTGTGCTTCTTATTTGAAACAAAAGGCAACAGATATTCTTAGGTTTCATTCAAAGGCTTGGAATAATTCTCCTTGTATTCAACTCTATTTGTTAACTAGACACCCAAGAtgatcatcatcaattaatCATTGCTAGAATgctaaaacttttttttataatttagtgTCTTCTAGATTATAATTAATCAGTAATGTTAAGTTTCAGGATATTTTATAAGAGGTTTGCTACACATATAAGTCTTTTTAGTTTATAAGTCTTACAAATTGGCACAAGCCTAACAAAAACACACGTATTACACTCCCACATTGTAAATAAATGCACGTTATTCAATCACTTCCTGTTTCTAAAGCGCGCTACTCACCATGCATTATGaacgactcttcttcttcttcctccatgaaaacgagttttttgccaaattttaagataatgaaacttcagaaatacaccaaacgattacagaaatacacctaaaaaatttaagaaatacaccaaaaatttattgaagtacaccttatgcataattcagaactctttctctttctcttcctcatcttctgctgctttttcttcttcaaaaatgatttcagagtttgatgtcaaaaaataatggaaataaaaaataacaaaaaaaaaacaaagaaaaaagcacgtaaatgaagaaggagaaagagaaggcaaaaaacgaaataaaagaagaagaagaagaggaagaggaagaagaacatgcagtaagaagaagaagaacgtgcagtgAAAACGTGCAGTAACGGTTTGAAGCACGTTAATATAAATGACTCGTaaagacttgtataaaaaaaagtttgtaTGTGGAGAATTATTCATTTTATAATTTGTAACTATTAGTCattgttaatatttttaatagtataaaattatatctaataatataaaattatacattttttataattaaataaatattgattagattttaataaaattactgATTTATGATAgtttttcataaatttttttattttattgattcgATTACTAATttagatttcaaattttattggaatgtgagttttttttctttttaaaatcaattaatttaattttggaaTTAGACTTCTGAtcgttttaattaatttattaatttattctttattttttatacaaaaatttcTCATATATAgacttgaattatatatatatgtttttaaaatatattttattatacaaattttaaaaaaaacgTAAATTTATAAGAATCGAAGCCAAAACATATTAATTAGATTGTAAAATGCTTATTATCTTAAAGATAATctcaaatatattttaattatatattcaataaataaaaggGTAGAATGtatcttttaatatatattagttcTATTCAATCTCCTATTACATATGTCACATAATAACATGTCATGCATTTTCTTAACTTTGttataaaattagaaattaagtATTTATATTAATCATGGTTTTTCACAACATTCCAGTAACGGAGCCGCTCTTTTATTCTTGTGGGAAAATTTGCTTCATGATGAAGATGCCaagtaaattaattaaaaatatttgaagacTTGGACGTTTCTACTTGGGAAGTGTATATACATACAGAATTTAAGAGTAACTTGTGGTGTAAGTAAAAGTGTGGTTGCTTGGAAGATTGAAGATTCATCTGAGAGTTAAACACCTTTAACCCGACTCAATCGTTGCCTCAacaaatttgaattgaatttcaTTTTTATCCACAACAGAATTTTCAGGCTCAAATTAAAGCCAAATGATTATTATGAATTTCATCGAATTGAATGTTTCTTTAGTCGACTTGTGTGAAAAAGTTAAGTCCTGTCTGTGTCATATGTGGTGCGTTATTGTAGTtcatttgaaaattgaattgtTGCAGCAGAAATTATAACTACTAGCTACTACTCTCTACTCTATTGGCGATTATTGATTTAGTCGATGCCCAACACACGCAACCATTGTTTTCTACACATCAAATATTGATATTATATCTCAAAGCTTAATTGAGACTTTTCTTGTTCAAATATAGTGtcttattatttgaattatctGGAAACAAAGCAAGTTCTTCTTGggcttattattattattattattattattattattattattattattattattattaaattaatttctcaATCTTATACGGGTGTTAAATTGATCTTTGACCATCAGTATCGTAGTCAAAATGAACTTTAATTTGAGTTAGTAGTTGTCTTGAAGCTCACACTTTTGACGCCTTTGGATAATGACTACTCAGTACTCGCATGATTATTTCTCATAAACATTCCTAGTCGAGCTTAAAACAGTCCTATGTTGAGTGTTTTTTACTCCGTAGTAGGTAAGggtgttaaaaaaattttaaccaaACTATTTCGTATTTTCGTATAAACCAGTTTTTATTAAAACCactttatataaattataactttaatcttttgtttttttctttttggttttttggGGGTGGGGTTGATTAGAAGGGGCTAAAACGTCCAATTATAATCTTGGTATTAATTGAATGGGTCCAATTTTAAATTAGGGGTGAGCACGGATAGAGAGTATTCGATTACCCGTACGAATCCGAATcgaactaattaaattaattatggAATCAACGGATAATCGAGTCCGATTCGAACCAAATCAATGGCTCTCTCTGGTAATTGGTTTGGATAACGATTGTGTGAGTGCGAAACTCGAACCAATCCGTGGACCCGaccatatattaattaaataaaaaaattaaaaaatatatatgtctTTTAATGATTTTGAATTTCTCTCTATTACACTTTTGTATTTAGTTTTTAACGTGTTTGGTGTTTAACATATTTGGATTTTAATGTGTTTGGTGtttaatatatttgtattttaatgtgttttttaatatatttggtGTTTAACATGTTTAGATTATTTCTATTGGTTTTACATGTTTATTGTACTTAcagaatttttaagataaaaattttgtttttttatcaatttctGTTTTATCGAGTATCCAATTACCCAAACCGAACCAATTCGTTCATAATCGATTTGGTTTGCTTCGAGTACATACACAAAAAACAATGTAAATTTAAACCAAATCAAACTAATTACAATTTAATTGGTTTGATTCTAATTTCACCATAAATTCGAACTAATTCCACCAGTCTATTCTAACTATTGAATGAGTCCCTCCGTAGGCACCAACTATTAGGGAATAATTCGGATTAGATGGGCCTATAGAACCCACCAAAACCCCATCGCAACCATAATCTGGGCTTTATTCAACATTCAACTTTTAGATCAATAATAAGGGGTATTAGCATTGTCCTACAATAGATGATTGTCAATACTTTGGTAAAACCCATTTATATAACAgtctcaaaaaaaaaatgaaataagcgatatttaattatttatacgaagaaaaataaattagggAGGAAAGGAAAGTGTATAAAAAGGTAGGGAGGAAAGAAGTTGAGTATAATAGTATATTGTTATTTTACATAGATATGTGAACAGAAAATGGAAGGGAAAATAATAAAGATGGATTCATTTCCTCGTGTTTTTGGATAAAAAGGTGGGTAAAAAACGCATATAAACCAATGATAGATTTTAATTACGCAATTCAGCCAAAGCAGATTCTCATTTATCAATCAACCAAAACACACTATAATATAATTCGAAGCAACAAAATTCGAATTAGATTTGTTCATAATTCGAATCGACTTAGCTCGAATTATGACCAACCATTGCGCacaagtaattcgaatcaaatTGCCACGAATTACAAAATCATAGTTCGAATTTAGtcaattcgaattacatgcattTCGTGACATAGGAGAAGTTCGAATAGtatcaattcgaattactcTTTTTTGCATGTATGGCACTGGCGGAGGAGAGAGAGACTTAAATGTGTTGCAGATGAAAGACTGAGAAGCTGATGACAAAGCAGCGCTCTGCCTCTCACCCAATGTTCTATGTTCTATCATAAAAGCAATTAAGAGTTAACTGCTAGAGTAATTACGTAttacttagaatttttatttaacttttattattaaaaaaaatttaaat is a window encoding:
- the LOC130943459 gene encoding E3 ubiquitin-protein ligase PUB23-like, with protein sequence MAEIKVPELLLCPISLEIMKDPVTTVTGITYDRESIEEWLQQKSNKKDCMCPVTKQPLPTDPHFLTPNHTLRRFIQGWCSANQSNGVDRITTPRSPLDNSQLHKLLTDLDAPRTFQTSLNKMHDLATQSQRNRNFMAQQPVPKAMVQFITTTFKQGETSGVEEALRILRLLWRSTSSSSSSSSSPTGGGGGTNMKPLVGETLDFIKSLTWILQLPIIDNDLNMVNEAMQILKLTIEITDSTLLGSLNHEFFKQIVSTMTRLSKSSSSSIPQNALKSALHVLIETCPLGRNRTKIVESGAVGELIELSMDKPTEKNLTELIFKMLGQLCSCAEGREEFLKHPAGIAVVSKRTLRVSAATDDGALHVLWLISKFSATNEVVQEMLRVGAVSKLCMVMQADCASYLKQKATDILRFHSKAWNNSPCIQLYLLTRHPR